The sequence GTGGACGTGGCTTCGATGGGCCTGAAGGAGGCGGAACGCGACGACGACGAGACCGTCGTTTTCGCCGAGCCGCGCAAGGGCGTCTACAAGAGCATCATCATCCGCGACGACCGGCTTGTCGGCGCGACCCTCCTCGGCGACGTGCAGAAGGTCGCGTTCCTCATGCAGGCCTTCGACCGTGGGCTTGCCCTGCCGAAGGAGCGGGTCGAGATGTTGTTCGACCTCGGCGCGCCGTCGGCCGACGTGAGTGCCGCGGAGCTCGGCGACGACGTGCAGGTGTGCAACTGCAACGGCGTCACCAAGCGGGCGCTGGTCGACACCGTGCAGGGCGGCGTGAAGACGCTCACCGGTGTCATGGACGCCACCCGTGCCGGCAAGGGCTGCGGGTCGTGCAAGGGCCTGGTCGCCCAGATCGTCGAGTGGGCCGCTGACGGCAAGGTCGAGGACGACCCGGCCGCGAGCTGGTATGTCCCCGGTGTGCCGATGCCCAAGGCGGAGCTGATGGCGGTGATCCGCGAACACGGCCTGAAATCCGTCTCCGCGGTGTTCGCCACCCTCGTGCCCGGCGGCGAGGAGGACGCGAAGAGCAAGATGGGCCTGGCCTCGCTGCTGCGGATGATGTGGGGCGACGAGTACGTCGACGAACGCGACGCCCGCTTCATCAACGACCGGGTGCACGCCAACATCCAACGAGACGGCACCTTCTCGGTCGTCCCCCAGATCAAGGGCGGCGTGACCACACCGGCGCAGCTCAAGCGGATCGCCGAGGTGGCCGAGAAGTACTCCGTACCACTGGTAAAGATCACCGGCGGCCAGCGCATCGATCTGCTCGGCATCCGCAAGGAAGACCTGCCGAGCGTGTGGGCGGACCTCGACATGCCGTCCGGGTACGCGTACGGCAAGAGCTTCCGGACGGTCAAGACCTGCGTCGGCTCCGACTTCTGCCGCTTCGGCGTCGGCGACTCCACCGCTCTCGGCATCGCGATCGAGGATCGGTTCAAGGCCATCGAGGGCCCCGGCAAGATGAAGCTTGCCGTCACCGGCTGCCCCCGTAACTGCGCCGAGGCGTACGTGAAGGATCTTGGTGTGGTCGCCATCGACGGCGGCAGGTGGGAGATCTACGTCGGCGGGGCCGCCGGCGCCCACGTCCGCAAGGGGGACCTCCTCGCCGTCGTCGACTCGCCCGACGAGGTCATCACGCTGACCGGCCGGTTCCTGCAGTACTACCGGGAGAGCGCGAACTGGTTGGAACGCACGTACGCGTGGGTGCCGCGCCTCGGCATCGACCACATCCGGGCGGTGGTCGTCGACGACAGCGACGGCATCGCGGCGCGGCTCGACGCGGCCATGGCTGCCTCCGTCGCCGCGTACCGGGACCCGTGGCTGGAACGGCGCGACCCGGTCACTCCAGGGCAGTTCCGCACCTCCCTTCCGTTGGCGGTCCTGCCTCAGGTGCCGGTCCGCGACACCGTACCGGTCGCTGTCCCGGGGCCGGTGGTGCCGTCGATCGGCTCCGCCGTGCCGGGGGGCGGCTCGGCCGACAACGGGAACGGTGCCGGTCCGGCATCCGCGAGGCGGGTGTGATGGCCAGGCTCGTCGCCGTGGAACACCAGCTCGGGCCGGTCGACGAGATCCCCCTCGGGGAGGGACGTGCCTACGCCGTGGGCGACGACATGATCGCCGTCTTCCGGCTGCGTGATGGCAGCCTGCGCGCGGTGTCGGCGGTCTGCCCACACGCCGGCGGGCCGCTCGCGGACGGCCTGGTGGATATGAAGGTCGTCGTCTGCCCCCTGCACCAGAACACCTTCGAGTTGGCGACCGGCTGTTCGACCACCGGCCAGTCCCCACTCACCGTGTACCCGGTCCGCGCCGACGCCGACGGACGCCTGGTGGTGGGTCTGCCGCCGGCCTGAGGAACGAAGCAATCACGGTGTCGAGCGGACCGAGGACTCACCTGGGAGGAACCATGACCACGGCCGTGCCCGGCAGCATCGAGCAGGACCCGCGCAGCCTGACCCTTCGCGGACACTGGATCGACGACTGGCGGCCCGAGGACCCCATCTTCTGGGAACGCCGGGGATCCCGCATCGCCCGGCGCAACCTGATCTTCTCCATCTTCTCCGAACACATCGGCTTCTCCATCTGGACGATGTGGTCGGTGCTGGTGCTGTTCCTCGGGCCGCAGTACGGCATCGATCCGGCCGGGAAATTCCTGCTCACCGCCGTGCCCGCACTGGTCGGGTCGGTACTGCGGATCCCGTACACCCTTGCCGTGGCCCGGTTCGGCGGCCGCAACTGGACCGTCATCAGCGCGTCGCTGCTGCTGATCCCGAGCCTGCTCGGCGCCTTCCTGATCCGGCCCGGCGTCTCGTACTCGACGCTGGTGCTCATCGCCGCGCTGGCCGGCGTCGGCGGCGGGAACTTCGCCTCCTCGATGGCGAACATCAACGCGTACTACCCCGACCGGCTCAAGGGTTGGGCGCTGGGCATCAACGCCGGAGGCGGCAACCTCGGCGTCGCCGCGGTCCAGCTCGTCGGCCTGTTCGTGCTGGCAGTCCTGGGGACGGCCAGTCCCGGCATCGTCGCCGGCATCTACCTGCCGGCGATCGTGCTGGCCGCGCTCGGTTCCGCGATGTTCATGGACAACCTCAGCCATGCCCGCAACGAGAAACGGGCCATGCGTGACGTCACCCGCGAACCGCACACCTGGATCATGTCCCTGCTCTACATCGGCACGTTCGGGTCGTTCATCGGCTTCGGGTTCGCCTTCGGCCAGGTGCTTCAGGTGCAGTTCGCCGACACCTTCGACACCCCGGTGAAGGCCGCGTACCTGACGTTCCTCGGACCGCTGCTCGGCTCGCTCATCCGTCCGGTGGGCGGCGTGCTGGCCGACCGGCTCGGTGGGGCCCGGGTCACCTTCGTGAACTTCGTGGCGATGGCGGCCGGCGCGTCGATCGTCCTGCTCGCCTCCCAGCAACGTTCGCTGCCGTTGTACCTGGTCGGCTTCATCGCGCTGTTCGTGTTCAGCGGCATCGGCAACGGCTCGACGTACAAGATGATCCCGGCGATCTTCCGGGCCAGGTGCGGTGTGCAGTTGACCGCCGGCGGTGCGGCCGACCCGCATGACCGGGCGGCGGAGCACGAGGCCCGGCGCCTCTCCGGCGCGCTCATCGGCGTCGCCGGTGCCATCGGCGCGTTTGGCGGAGTCCTCGTCAATCTTGCCTTCCGGCAGTCGTTCCTGGCCTACAAGACCGCGGATGCGGCCTACATCGCCTTCATCGCCTTCTACGCGATCTGCTTCGTCATCACCTGGTTCGTGTACATGCGCCCGTCGCCCGGGAGACTTGAGGGCGTCTGACAGCCGCCAGCCTGGCCAGTCCCCGGTCACCCGCAAGACCGTGCCGTGCGGCCGGTTGCACCTGTATCCCGACGTCGCCGCCGCCCGCCGTACGACGAACGACGGCAAGGTCCGGTTCCGCAAGTCAGCTGATGAGAGGACGCCGCTTGTCCCGTGGCTCGCGGATGCTGTCGATGATGCGGGTCCAGTTGTCGCCGCCGTGCCCATTCTCGATTGCATGCCGGTAATGCGCTCGCACGGCCAGAGGAAGCGCGAGGTCGAGGCCCAGTGTCGTGCTGGTCTCGACAATGTGGTCGGCGGTCGCGCCCATCATGGTGACCGTGCTGAGGTGGCCGGGGTGTTCTCCGGCGTCCATTGCTGCGCCGAGGGTTTCCTCGCCGGCGCGGAGGAGGGCGCCGATCGACTCGGCCGAGGCGATCAACTCCGGCATTGCCTCCGTGGCCTTCATTCCCGTGGCGCCCAGCATCGCGGTGGCGTGCATCAAAGCGGACAGGGTGCCGAGGAATACCGCGAGCTGGGCTTGATACATCAGCTGGGCGAGACCCGGGTCCTCGCCCAGGTGTTTCGGCTCGCCGATCTGGGCCAGCGCCTCTCGGCTGCTGTCCAGCACCTCGCTGGGGCCGCTGTAGTAGACGTATGCCGCGTCCGTGCCGACCATCGGCGCTGGGACCATGACGCCACCGGTGAGGAAGGCCGCGTCGTGGGCCGCCGCCCAGGATGCCGCCTCGCGGCTGCGGTCGGGGGTGTCGGAGCTTAGGTTGACCAACGTCCGGCCGGCGAGAGACGCGGTGGCCGGACCGAGGATGTCGTACATCGCCTGGTAGTCGGTGAGGCTGAGGATGACGAGGCTGCTCGCCTCGACCGCCTCGGCGGGTGTCGCCGCGAGCGTCGCGCCGTCGGCGACGACGCCCTCGGCCCGGCCGGTGGTGCGGTTCCAGACCGTGACGGGGTGGCCGGCGGCGAGGATGGTGCGGGTGATCGCCTGGCCCATCGGGCCGAGCCCGATCACGGTGACGGCGCTGTTGTGCTGTTGGTTGTTCACCTCTCCATGCTCGGCGACGTGTCACTATTCTCGTAAGTACCCACTAAGTTCTGCGGTACTTACCTTTAAGTAAGGGGATCAGCGATGGCCAAGGCACCCCGACGCGGGCCCTACATCTGCGGCATCGATGCGGCGCTCGACCTGGTGAGCGGCAAGTGGAAGGGCCTGATCCTCTGGGAACTCGAGGCCCATGGCGTACGCCGTTTCGCGCAGCTGCGTCGGGGTCTGCCCGGAGTGAGCGAAAAGATGCTGACACAGCATTTGCGCGAGCTCGAGGAGGACGGCCTGGTACACCGGAAGGTCCACGCCGAGGTGCCGCCGCGGGTGGAATACTCTTTGACCGAGCACGGGCGCACGCTCAACCAGGCGCTCGGGCCGCTCGGTGCCTGGGGGAGCGAGCGGATCCGTCGCGATGCCGCCGAGATGGTCGACGCGGCTTCCGAAGACCGCGCGGCCCTGCGCTGATCAGGGGGTTCAATCCGCGGTGTCTCAGCAATGCCGTGGCTACGGCGACCTGCGCGCCGGCCACGACGTCGATGTGCAGCGTGGGGCCCGGCGTCCAGCCCAAGGTCCGCAGCAGTGCACGGGCGGTGACCCGGCCGGCGGCGTCGGGGCGGCCCACGTCAATTGCACGCCATCGCCACTGCGGGCAGCGGGCGCAGGCAATGTCGGCAGCGGCGCCGGCTCCGGTGATGCGACCGGCAGTGGGAGGTACGAGCGCCTCGGCGATCTACTCGTCGCGCCAACGAGGGCGCGGGCGATCACGACTCACCTGACCCCCGCCAGCGGGGAGGCAAGGGTGTCAGCGCAGGTGCACCGACTCCCGGGAGACGGTGCTGCACGAATGCTACGTGACAGGCCGACGCACACCCTCCGGTACTACGAGCAGGGAGGGACTGGTGCGGCCCGCCCGCAACGCCTCCGGGTACCGCGAGTACTCCGCATCCGACCTGCGCCGCCTCGTCTTCCTCACCCGGATGCGCCTGTCCGGCATGACCATGACCGACCTCAAGCGCTACATCTCGCTCGTCGAGCAGGGCCCGAGCACCGTCACGGAACGCCGACGCATCATGCGCGACCAGCACGACCGGATCACGCGGCAGATCCGTGAGCTCAGGCTGGCGCTGGAGACCACCGAGTACAAGACCCGCGTCTACGACGGACACCCGGAAGGCTGACGCACGCCCGCTGTCCAACCTGGTATGGACACCGGTGGGAGCGGCGCCCAGGATGTGCTGTGGGCCTGCTGCCGATGGCCGGTGGCCGGTGGCGAGGGTGCGCAGGGTGGTTGCCAGGTCGGCCATTTCGGCGTCGACGCGGGCGGGTTCGCCGGTCGGCAGCCAAGACCATCGTCGTTGACCGTGACCGGCTCACCGAACGGACACGCCGTCGCCGATCCGGAGCTGGCGCGAAGCACCGGCCGCCGCCGCCCGGGCTGCCTCCGGGCTGGGGGCGGCCAGGGCCGCCTCGGCGATCTGGCGGCACTCGTCCAGGGTGTGCTGGGCCAGGGACTCACGCACCGCCGGAATGCTGCGGGGCGCCATGGACAGGCTGGTGATGCCCAGGCCTGCCAGCACCAGGGCGAAATCGGGATCCGCTGCGGACTCGCCACACACGCCGACTGGCTTGCCCGCCTCGACGCCGGCTGCCGCGCAGGAGGCGAGCAGCGCGATCAGCGCGGGCTGCCACGGGTCGAGCAGGTCAGCGAGGTCGCCGCACATGCGGTCAGCAGCGAACGTGTACTGGCTGAGGTCGTTGGTGCCGACGCTGAGGAAGTCCGCGTGGCGCAGCACCTGGCTGGCGCGCAGGGCCGCGGCCGGCACCTCGATCATCACGCCGGCGGTCGGCAGGCCGTGCTCGCGGCAGGACTCAGTGAACGCTGCCGCCTCCGCCGCCGTGGCGACCATCGGCGCCATCACCCAGACGTCGGCGTCCGTCGCCGCAGCCGCCGCCGCGATCGCGGCCAACTGCGTGGTGAGTACGGAAGGTGTCTGCCGCGCGACCCGCAGACCGCGGATGCCCAGCGCAGGGTTGGGTTCATCGGCCAGACGCAGGAACGGCAGCGGCTTGTCGGCGCCGGCGTCGAGGGTGCGCACGACGATCTTGCGGCCGGGCAGCGCGGCGAAGACGTCGCGGTACGCGGTTACCTGCTCTTCGTGAGACGGCGGGTCGCTGCGGTCGAGGTAGAGCAGCTCGGTGCGGAACAGGCCGACGCCTTCAACCTCGCCGGTGAGGTCGCGAGCGGAGCCGATGTTGGCCAGTAGCGCGATGGGATGGCCGTCCGCGGTCCGCCCGGGGCCTCGGGAGCGGGCGCGGCGGTCGATCTCCGCGAGCCGGTCCGCGTTGACAGTGGTCACCGTCTCGGCGGAGACACCGGCCACCACGACGCCGCTCGTGCCGTCGAGACTCGCCAGCACGCCGTCGGTCACGTCCAGGATGCCCGGGCAGCGGACCACGGCCGGGATACCGAGTGTCCGGGCCAGGATCGCGGTGTGGCTGGTCGGCCCGCCCTCGGCCGTGATCAGGCCCAGCACCAGGCCCGGCTCGAGGCCGGCGGTGTCGGCGGGCGCCAGGTCGCGGGCGATGAGCAGGTACGGATGGCCAGGGTCCGGCACGCCCGGCATCGGCAGCCCGAGGCACGCCGCGACGAGGCGGTCCCGCAGGTCGTCGAGGTCGCTGACCCGCTCGGCGAGGTACCCGCCTGCGGCTTCGAAGGCGGCCCGGTGCCCGGCGAGCACGTCGGTGATCGCGTGCGGCGCGTCCGCACCGCCGTCGATGGCGATGTCGGCCGCGTCAATGAGCGTCTCGTCCTGCGCCATCATGACCTGCGCGCGCAGGACCTCGGCGGCGGTCACGTCCAGGGCGGTGTCCGCGCGACGGGTCAGGTCGGCGGCGACGGCGAGGACCGCGGCCCGGACGGCCGCCTTCTCGGCCCCGGGATCAACGCTCTCCACCAGCGGCGGCAGGGCCGGCGGCGGGGCCAGCCGGTAGACCGGCCCCGCCGCACCACCGGGGCTGGCCCCGATCCCCCGAAGTTCACGCATCGACGGCGTCCAGATCACGTTCGAGGAGGTCGGCCAGGGTGTCGACGGCGGCCTGAGCGCCGTCGCCGTCGGCCTCCAGGGTGACCTCGGTGCCCTTCTTGGCGCCGAGCGACAACACGGCGAGCATGCTGCGGGCCGGCACGGGTTTTTTGTCGCCGCTGCGGATGGTGACCAGCACCGGCTGCTTCGCCGCCTCGGCGACGAACAGCGCCGCCGGTCGGGCGTGCAGCCCGCTGGCGGAGCCGACGAGGACTGTTCTGGTGGGCATCGGATCCCCCTAGGGTTCGATCGTCACCTTGATCGCTTCGCCGCGCGCCACGATGCCGAAGGCGTCGAGGGCGCGGTCGAGCGGCAGGCGGTGGGTGATGAGGTCGGCGACCGGCACGGAGCCGTTGGCGATGAGTCGCAGCGCTTCCTTGTTGTGCTCCGGGCTGGAGCCGTTGGCGCCGACGATGGTCAGTTCGCGGTAGTGCACGAGGTTGGAGTCCAGGGAGATGACCGGCTTGTCCTTCGGCAGGCCGCCGAAGAAGCTGATCCGGCCCTGCCGCGCCGTCATCTGCACCGCCTGCTCCTGTGCGACGCCGGCGGCCGTGGCGGTGATGACGACGTCGGCACCCCGGCCCTCGGTGAGCTTGAGTACCGCGTCGACGACGTCGGTCTCGGCGCCGCAGATCGCCGCGTCCGGCCGGACCAGGTTGGCGGCCAGGTCGAGGCGTTCGCGGTTGAGGTCGACGAGGAACACCCGGGCCGCGCCGCGCGAGCGGGCCAGGCGGACGTGCAGGCAGCCGATCGGCCCGGAGCCCACGACGACCACGTCGTCGCCTTCCCCCACACCGGCGAGGTTCTGGCCGTTGAGGACGCAGGCGAGAGGCTCGGCGACGGATGCCTCGGCGAAGCTGAGTCCCTCGGGGATCCGGTTGAGTCCGTCGACGGCGAGGACGTTGTGCGGCACAACCATGTGCTCGGCGAACCCGCCGTCGAAGTGGTAACCCATCGACACCTGGTTGGGGCACACCGTCATCCGGCCGCGCCGGCACTCGGCGCACTGACCGCACGGGATGGCGGCGATGACCTGGACCCGGTCGCCGGGCTGCCAGCCCGTGACGTCGGCGCCGACCTCGACGATCTCGCCGGCGATCTCGTGGCCCATGACGCGCGGCGGGGCGATGTGGTGGTGGCCGAAGCGGGAGATCTTCACGTCGGTGCCGCAGGTGGAGCATGCCCGGACGCGGATCTTCACGTCGGTGGGGCCCGGCGTGGGCTCGGGGGCGTCCTCGATGCGGACGTCACCGGGTGCGTGGAATCGGACAACCTTCACGAGGGGTTCCCTTCAAGGATGGTAATCACGTCATCGGCACTCGTCGACTCTCGTAGCCGCTGCGCCTGCGCTGGGTCCATCAGCACCGAGGCGAGCTGGGCCAGGATGTCCACGTGCCCGTCGCCGGCCGCGGCGATGGCGACGCAGACCCGCACGTCGAAGCCGTCCCAGTCGACGCCGTCCGGGAAGCGCAGCACCGCGAGGGCGTCGCGCTGGACCGACTCCTTGCTGTTCAGCGTTCCGTGCGGGATGGCGACGCCCTCCCCGACATACGTGGAGACGCTCTGCTCACGGGCGAGCATCGCGTCCACGTACGCCGGGGCGACCGCGCCGACCTCGACGAGTACCGCGCCGCAGCGGCTGATCGCCTCGTCCCGCGATCCGGCCCGCTCGTGGAGCCGGATCGCGTCGCGGGCCAGCAGTTCAGCCACTCAGCTCACCACCGCGCTGCACCGCGTTCACGACCCTGGTGACGGCCGGGTCGCCGATGAACACCTGGATCGGCACGATTACCTTGTCGGGCGCGCTGACCCGGGCCCGTGCGGCGAGCCCCTGGTGGCAGATGACCACGTCCGCGTCCGCCGGGATCGAGTTGACCGGCGTGTGCTCGACGGTCACCGCGTTCTTCGCGAGTTGCCGCCGTAGTTGGCTGGCCAGCATCACGCTGCTGCCCATGCCGGCGTCGCAGGCGACGACGACCTTCTTGATCTCGGTGCCGTTGATGGTGGACATATCTTCAGACCTCCTGCTTCGCAGACTTGTTCAGGGTCTCGTCGGGGTCGACAACCCTTTCCTCGTCCGGGCGGACAGCCGTCTCCTCGTCGGGGCCGACAGCGTCTGCGGCGGGCTCGCCGCGGCCGAAGCCGAGCAGGGCTGAGGCGACCGCGAAGGTGACGGCGGCGGCGATTACGACGCCGAGGATGACCCCGAAGTGGCCGCCCTTGGGGGTGACCGCCAGGTAGGCGAAGATGCTGCCCGGCGAGGGGGTGGCGACCAGGCCCGCACCGGTGATCACGAAGGTGCCGACGCCGGCCGCACCCCCGGCGATCATGGCGAGGATCAGCTTCGGCTTCATCAGCACGTACGGGAAGTAGATCTCGTGGATGCCGCCGAGGAACTGCACGATGATCGCGGCCGGGGCGCTGGGGCGCAGCGCGCGGGGGCCGAAGACCATGAAGGCGAGCAGCAGACCGAGACCGGGGCCGGGATTCGACTCGATCATGAACAGGATCGACTTGCCCTTGTCGGCCGCCTCGGCGATGCCCAGCGGGCCGAACACGCCATGGTTGATGGCGTTGTTGAGGAAGAGCACCTTGGCGGGTTCGACGAGCACCGAGGTCAGCGGCAGCATGTCC comes from Micromonospora vinacea and encodes:
- a CDS encoding winged helix-turn-helix transcriptional regulator; translation: MAKAPRRGPYICGIDAALDLVSGKWKGLILWELEAHGVRRFAQLRRGLPGVSEKMLTQHLRELEEDGLVHRKVHAEVPPRVEYSLTEHGRTLNQALGPLGAWGSERIRRDAAEMVDAASEDRAALR
- a CDS encoding HPr family phosphocarrier protein, with the translated sequence MPTRTVLVGSASGLHARPAALFVAEAAKQPVLVTIRSGDKKPVPARSMLAVLSLGAKKGTEVTLEADGDGAQAAVDTLADLLERDLDAVDA
- the ptsP gene encoding phosphoenolpyruvate--protein phosphotransferase, which encodes MRELRGIGASPGGAAGPVYRLAPPPALPPLVESVDPGAEKAAVRAAVLAVAADLTRRADTALDVTAAEVLRAQVMMAQDETLIDAADIAIDGGADAPHAITDVLAGHRAAFEAAGGYLAERVSDLDDLRDRLVAACLGLPMPGVPDPGHPYLLIARDLAPADTAGLEPGLVLGLITAEGGPTSHTAILARTLGIPAVVRCPGILDVTDGVLASLDGTSGVVVAGVSAETVTTVNADRLAEIDRRARSRGPGRTADGHPIALLANIGSARDLTGEVEGVGLFRTELLYLDRSDPPSHEEQVTAYRDVFAALPGRKIVVRTLDAGADKPLPFLRLADEPNPALGIRGLRVARQTPSVLTTQLAAIAAAAAATDADVWVMAPMVATAAEAAAFTESCREHGLPTAGVMIEVPAAALRASQVLRHADFLSVGTNDLSQYTFAADRMCGDLADLLDPWQPALIALLASCAAAGVEAGKPVGVCGESAADPDFALVLAGLGITSLSMAPRSIPAVRESLAQHTLDECRQIAEAALAAPSPEAARAAAAGASRQLRIGDGVSVR
- a CDS encoding zinc-dependent dehydrogenase; translated protein: MKVVRFHAPGDVRIEDAPEPTPGPTDVKIRVRACSTCGTDVKISRFGHHHIAPPRVMGHEIAGEIVEVGADVTGWQPGDRVQVIAAIPCGQCAECRRGRMTVCPNQVSMGYHFDGGFAEHMVVPHNVLAVDGLNRIPEGLSFAEASVAEPLACVLNGQNLAGVGEGDDVVVVGSGPIGCLHVRLARSRGAARVFLVDLNRERLDLAANLVRPDAAICGAETDVVDAVLKLTEGRGADVVITATAAGVAQEQAVQMTARQGRISFFGGLPKDKPVISLDSNLVHYRELTIVGANGSSPEHNKEALRLIANGSVPVADLITHRLPLDRALDAFGIVARGEAIKVTIEP
- a CDS encoding MerR family DNA-binding protein, giving the protein MRPARNASGYREYSASDLRRLVFLTRMRLSGMTMTDLKRYISLVEQGPSTVTERRRIMRDQHDRITRQIRELRLALETTEYKTRVYDGHPEG
- the nirB gene encoding nitrite reductase large subunit NirB yields the protein MDAVDQRRCLVVVGNGMAGARTVEEILERGGGDQFAITMFGEEPYGNYNRILLSNVLSGVDDEAGIFLNDMSWYAENGITLHAGTRVIRIDRFARRIYADDGTETPYDKLIIATGSRAFVPPIPGIHRPGRGYHQGVFAFRTIDDTRNMIRYAREHERAVVIGGGLLGLEAARGLQNHLAHVTLVHAAGHLMNAQLDAQAGAILRRSIERLGIEVVLGAHTTEVLGKHAVTGVKLKDGRTVACDVVVVAAGIRANAEMAATSGLPVERGIVVDDQMRVQDEVDIYSVGECVQHRGETYGLVAPLWEQARVLADHITGTNPNAAYHGSRLATKLKVAGVDVASMGLKEAERDDDETVVFAEPRKGVYKSIIIRDDRLVGATLLGDVQKVAFLMQAFDRGLALPKERVEMLFDLGAPSADVSAAELGDDVQVCNCNGVTKRALVDTVQGGVKTLTGVMDATRAGKGCGSCKGLVAQIVEWAADGKVEDDPAASWYVPGVPMPKAELMAVIREHGLKSVSAVFATLVPGGEEDAKSKMGLASLLRMMWGDEYVDERDARFINDRVHANIQRDGTFSVVPQIKGGVTTPAQLKRIAEVAEKYSVPLVKITGGQRIDLLGIRKEDLPSVWADLDMPSGYAYGKSFRTVKTCVGSDFCRFGVGDSTALGIAIEDRFKAIEGPGKMKLAVTGCPRNCAEAYVKDLGVVAIDGGRWEIYVGGAAGAHVRKGDLLAVVDSPDEVITLTGRFLQYYRESANWLERTYAWVPRLGIDHIRAVVVDDSDGIAARLDAAMAASVAAYRDPWLERRDPVTPGQFRTSLPLAVLPQVPVRDTVPVAVPGPVVPSIGSAVPGGGSADNGNGAGPASARRV
- a CDS encoding PTS sugar transporter subunit IIA encodes the protein MAELLARDAIRLHERAGSRDEAISRCGAVLVEVGAVAPAYVDAMLAREQSVSTYVGEGVAIPHGTLNSKESVQRDALAVLRFPDGVDWDGFDVRVCVAIAAAGDGHVDILAQLASVLMDPAQAQRLRESTSADDVITILEGNPS
- a CDS encoding NAD(P)-dependent oxidoreductase yields the protein MNNQQHNSAVTVIGLGPMGQAITRTILAAGHPVTVWNRTTGRAEGVVADGATLAATPAEAVEASSLVILSLTDYQAMYDILGPATASLAGRTLVNLSSDTPDRSREAASWAAAHDAAFLTGGVMVPAPMVGTDAAYVYYSGPSEVLDSSREALAQIGEPKHLGEDPGLAQLMYQAQLAVFLGTLSALMHATAMLGATGMKATEAMPELIASAESIGALLRAGEETLGAAMDAGEHPGHLSTVTMMGATADHIVETSTTLGLDLALPLAVRAHYRHAIENGHGGDNWTRIIDSIREPRDKRRPLIS
- a CDS encoding PTS lactose transporter subunit IIB, which codes for MSTINGTEIKKVVVACDAGMGSSVMLASQLRRQLAKNAVTVEHTPVNSIPADADVVICHQGLAARARVSAPDKVIVPIQVFIGDPAVTRVVNAVQRGGELSG
- a CDS encoding nitrate/nitrite transporter, with the translated sequence MTTAVPGSIEQDPRSLTLRGHWIDDWRPEDPIFWERRGSRIARRNLIFSIFSEHIGFSIWTMWSVLVLFLGPQYGIDPAGKFLLTAVPALVGSVLRIPYTLAVARFGGRNWTVISASLLLIPSLLGAFLIRPGVSYSTLVLIAALAGVGGGNFASSMANINAYYPDRLKGWALGINAGGGNLGVAAVQLVGLFVLAVLGTASPGIVAGIYLPAIVLAALGSAMFMDNLSHARNEKRAMRDVTREPHTWIMSLLYIGTFGSFIGFGFAFGQVLQVQFADTFDTPVKAAYLTFLGPLLGSLIRPVGGVLADRLGGARVTFVNFVAMAAGASIVLLASQQRSLPLYLVGFIALFVFSGIGNGSTYKMIPAIFRARCGVQLTAGGAADPHDRAAEHEARRLSGALIGVAGAIGAFGGVLVNLAFRQSFLAYKTADAAYIAFIAFYAICFVITWFVYMRPSPGRLEGV
- a CDS encoding Rieske (2Fe-2S) protein, with product MARLVAVEHQLGPVDEIPLGEGRAYAVGDDMIAVFRLRDGSLRAVSAVCPHAGGPLADGLVDMKVVVCPLHQNTFELATGCSTTGQSPLTVYPVRADADGRLVVGLPPA
- the mtlA gene encoding PTS mannitol transporter subunit IICB encodes the protein MTSSSYTPEVKGQGLRATVQRLGGYLAAMVMPNIGAFIAWGLITALFIPTGWIPNKTLAELVGPMISILLPVLIGYTGGRLVHGQRGAVVGAVATMGLVVGADVPMILGAMIIGPLTAYVLKLFDGLIENKIRPGFEMLVDNFSAGIIGAAMAIGGVYGIGPVVEWLTKQAGSGVDWLVGKDMLPLTSVLVEPAKVLFLNNAINHGVFGPLGIAEAADKGKSILFMIESNPGPGLGLLLAFMVFGPRALRPSAPAAIIVQFLGGIHEIYFPYVLMKPKLILAMIAGGAAGVGTFVITGAGLVATPSPGSIFAYLAVTPKGGHFGVILGVVIAAAVTFAVASALLGFGRGEPAADAVGPDEETAVRPDEERVVDPDETLNKSAKQEV